One region of Streptomyces rishiriensis genomic DNA includes:
- a CDS encoding NAD(P)H-dependent oxidoreductase: MSKVLLVVGHPDLSRSKANKALVDAVRELAHVTVHDLYATYPDFQIDIDAEQALLADHDVVVFQHPVFWYNTTPLLKQWQDKVFTLGWAFTMDGSPSRLAGKKAVVAVTAGVPAEHYTPEGANKTTLETLLSNWHATLRLCQFDIQPMVKLYGTAFGLSDDDLNTAAKQYNELLASFAA; encoded by the coding sequence ATGTCCAAGGTTCTCCTTGTCGTAGGCCACCCCGACCTGTCCCGGTCGAAGGCCAACAAGGCCCTGGTGGACGCCGTCCGCGAGCTGGCCCATGTCACCGTGCACGACCTCTACGCCACCTACCCCGACTTCCAGATCGACATCGACGCCGAGCAGGCCCTGCTGGCCGACCACGACGTGGTCGTCTTCCAGCACCCGGTGTTCTGGTACAACACCACCCCTCTGCTCAAGCAGTGGCAGGACAAGGTCTTCACCCTCGGCTGGGCCTTCACCATGGACGGCTCTCCCTCCAGGCTCGCCGGCAAGAAGGCCGTCGTCGCCGTCACCGCCGGCGTCCCCGCCGAGCACTACACCCCCGAAGGCGCGAACAAGACCACCCTGGAGACGCTCCTCAGCAACTGGCACGCCACCCTGCGGCTGTGCCAGTTCGACATCCAGCCGATGGTCAAGCTGTACGGCACCGCCTTCGGCCTCTCCGACGATGACCTGAACACAGCCGCCAAGCAGTACAACGAACTGCTCGCGTCCTTCGCCGCCTGA
- the dhaK gene encoding dihydroxyacetone kinase subunit DhaK, which yields MKMLINVAETVVADALRGMAVAHPELAVDVENRVVVRRDAPVAGKVALVSGGGSGHEPLHGGFVGPGMLSAACPGEVFTSPVPDQMVRAAAAVDSGAGVLFIVKNYTGDVLNFDMAAELAEDEGIQIAKVLVDDDVAVTDSLYTAGRRGTGATLFVEKIAGAAAEEGQSLERVEALARQVNENARSFGVALSACTTPAKGSPTFDLPAGELELGVGIHGEPGRERRAMMTSGEIADFAINAILDDMTPRNPVLLLVNGMGATPLLELYGFNAEVHRVLAQRGVAVARTLVGNYVTSLDMAGASVTLCQVDEELLRLWDAPVRTAGLRWGV from the coding sequence ATGAAGATGTTGATCAACGTTGCGGAGACCGTGGTCGCGGACGCGCTGCGTGGAATGGCGGTCGCCCACCCCGAGCTGGCCGTGGACGTCGAGAACCGGGTGGTCGTGCGGCGGGACGCTCCGGTGGCGGGCAAGGTGGCGCTGGTGTCCGGTGGCGGCTCGGGGCACGAACCGCTGCACGGCGGGTTCGTCGGACCCGGAATGCTCTCGGCGGCCTGCCCGGGCGAGGTGTTCACCTCGCCGGTGCCGGATCAGATGGTGCGGGCCGCGGCGGCCGTCGACAGCGGGGCGGGCGTGCTGTTCATCGTCAAGAACTACACGGGCGACGTCCTCAACTTCGACATGGCGGCCGAGTTGGCCGAGGACGAGGGCATCCAGATCGCGAAAGTGCTGGTCGACGACGACGTCGCCGTGACCGACAGCCTTTACACGGCCGGGCGGCGCGGCACGGGCGCGACCCTGTTCGTGGAGAAGATCGCGGGGGCGGCGGCGGAGGAGGGGCAGTCGCTGGAGCGGGTCGAGGCGCTCGCTCGGCAGGTGAACGAGAACGCGCGCAGCTTCGGTGTGGCGCTCAGCGCGTGCACCACTCCGGCCAAGGGCAGCCCTACCTTCGATCTGCCGGCCGGTGAGCTGGAACTGGGCGTCGGCATCCACGGGGAGCCCGGGCGGGAGCGGCGGGCGATGATGACCTCCGGTGAGATCGCCGACTTCGCGATCAACGCGATCCTCGACGACATGACGCCCCGCAATCCTGTCCTGCTCCTGGTCAACGGCATGGGCGCGACACCCCTGCTGGAGCTGTACGGCTTCAACGCCGAGGTCCATCGCGTGCTGGCCCAGCGCGGGGTGGCGGTCGCCCGTACGCTCGTGGGCAACTACGTGACGTCCCTCGACATGGCCGGCGCCTCGGTGACCCTGTGCCAGGTGGACGAGGAGCTGCTGCGGCTGTGGGACGCGCCGGTGCGGACCGCCGGGCTGCGCTGGGGCGTCTGA
- a CDS encoding aldo/keto reductase: protein MKHVSLGGLDVSRIGLGAMTMAGTYTTGGGLDDAESIRAIHRALDLGVTHIDTAEIYGPFRSEEIVGKAIKGRRDDVVVATKFGLVSHAGDGPGVIDSSAGNVKTAVEGSLKRLDTDHIDLYYQHRVDPDTPIEETVGALAELVTEGKVRHIGLSEAGPVTIRRAHAVHPVSALQTEYSLWTRDVEDEILPLLRELGIGFVPYSPLGHGLLTGQIRTVDDFADDDWRKTNPRFTGENFQRNLRIVGEVQAIGAEVGATPAQTALAWLLTRGDDIAPIPGTRRVARVEENTAADGIELSAAQLDRLNNLTPAAGERHDEANMASIDR, encoded by the coding sequence ATGAAGCACGTATCACTGGGCGGGCTCGATGTCTCCCGCATCGGCCTGGGAGCCATGACCATGGCCGGCACCTACACCACGGGCGGAGGGCTCGACGACGCCGAGTCGATCCGCGCCATCCACCGGGCCCTGGACCTCGGGGTCACCCACATCGACACCGCCGAGATCTACGGCCCCTTCCGCAGCGAGGAAATCGTCGGCAAGGCCATCAAGGGCCGCCGCGACGACGTCGTCGTGGCGACGAAGTTCGGCCTCGTCTCCCACGCCGGCGACGGTCCCGGCGTCATCGACAGCAGCGCCGGCAACGTGAAGACCGCGGTCGAGGGCTCGCTCAAGCGGCTCGACACCGACCACATCGACCTCTACTACCAGCACCGCGTCGATCCGGACACGCCCATAGAGGAGACCGTCGGCGCGCTGGCCGAACTGGTCACCGAAGGCAAAGTGCGCCACATCGGCCTCTCGGAAGCCGGTCCCGTGACGATCCGCCGGGCGCACGCCGTCCATCCCGTGTCCGCGCTGCAGACCGAATACTCCCTGTGGACCCGCGACGTCGAGGACGAGATCCTCCCGCTGCTACGCGAGCTCGGTATCGGATTCGTGCCCTACTCGCCGCTCGGCCATGGCCTGCTGACCGGGCAGATCCGCACCGTCGACGACTTCGCCGACGACGACTGGCGCAAGACCAACCCGCGCTTCACCGGCGAGAACTTCCAGCGCAACCTGCGCATCGTCGGCGAAGTACAGGCCATCGGAGCCGAGGTCGGCGCCACTCCGGCCCAGACCGCGCTGGCCTGGCTGCTGACCCGCGGCGACGACATCGCCCCCATCCCCGGGACCCGCCGGGTCGCACGCGTCGAAGAGAACACCGCCGCCGACGGCATCGAACTCAGCGCCGCTCAGCTCGACCGCCTGAACAACCTCACACCGGCTGCGGGCGAACGCCACGACGAGGCGAACATGGCCAGCATCGACCGGTGA
- a CDS encoding nitroreductase family deazaflavin-dependent oxidoreductase: MPLKGEYEPSKAQFVRDQVELYESSGGTQGTTLSVLVAREEDERLRDLPVVILTTLGAKSGRIRKTPVMRVEHDGVYAVVASMAGAPKHPVWYHNAVADPRVELQDGPVRQDMLAREVTGDEKALWWARAVEAFPGYAEYQKNTDREIPVLVLESAAHEH, encoded by the coding sequence ATGCCCCTCAAAGGCGAGTACGAGCCGAGCAAGGCGCAGTTTGTACGTGACCAGGTGGAGCTGTACGAAAGCTCCGGCGGTACACAGGGAACGACGCTGAGTGTCCTGGTCGCACGGGAGGAAGACGAGAGGCTCCGGGACCTGCCCGTCGTCATCCTGACCACTCTGGGCGCGAAGAGCGGCAGGATCCGCAAGACCCCGGTCATGCGGGTGGAGCACGACGGCGTCTACGCCGTGGTCGCCTCCATGGCAGGAGCCCCCAAGCACCCGGTCTGGTACCACAACGCGGTGGCCGACCCCCGGGTCGAGCTTCAGGACGGCCCGGTGCGCCAGGACATGCTGGCACGCGAGGTGACCGGGGACGAGAAGGCACTGTGGTGGGCCCGAGCCGTCGAAGCGTTCCCCGGCTACGCCGAGTACCAGAAGAACACGGACCGTGAGATCCCCGTTCTCGTTCTGGAGTCGGCGGCCCACGAGCACTGA